The following are encoded together in the Nocardioides sp. Arc9.136 genome:
- a CDS encoding WXG100 family type VII secretion target: protein MSQGMYGQGENTLSQAAGMVSDAHADFNNLANTLTGQIQGLQGKWVGQGGQAFFTLHQTWSEKQKVIVNALTDFENSLQSTEKDNKSTDEGNSGNLSNLTSRLS from the coding sequence ATGTCGCAGGGGATGTACGGACAGGGCGAGAACACTCTCTCCCAGGCCGCGGGGATGGTGTCGGACGCACACGCCGACTTCAACAACCTCGCCAACACGCTCACCGGCCAGATCCAGGGCCTCCAGGGCAAGTGGGTCGGCCAGGGCGGTCAGGCCTTCTTCACCCTGCACCAGACCTGGTCGGAGAAGCAGAAGGTGATCGTCAACGCGCTCACCGACTTCGAGAACTCGCTGCAGTCCACGGAGAAGGACAACAAGTCCACCGACGAGGGGAACAGCGGCAACCTCTCCAACCTCACCTCCCGCCTGAGCTGA
- a CDS encoding WXG100 family type VII secretion target: MNLDGIRVNHAGLDTAASDLMQAVKNIDDRLNRLESELAPLRSDWDGQAQQAYTVAKQKWDGAITEMRDILSQTSQAVSQSNQEYAAADKRGAAAFDI, from the coding sequence ATGAACCTCGACGGCATCCGCGTCAACCACGCCGGCCTCGACACCGCGGCCTCCGACCTCATGCAGGCCGTGAAGAACATCGACGACCGGCTCAACCGCCTCGAGAGCGAGCTCGCCCCGCTCCGCAGTGACTGGGACGGCCAGGCCCAGCAGGCCTACACCGTCGCCAAGCAGAAGTGGGACGGCGCCATCACCGAGATGCGCGACATCTTGTCCCAGACCAGCCAGGCCGTCAGCCAGTCGAACCAGGAGTACGCCGCCGCCGACAAGCGCGGCGCCGCGGCCTTCGACATCTGA
- the eccD gene encoding type VII secretion integral membrane protein EccD encodes MSQASTSTSGLVRVTVASGTRRVDLVLPGAVPVAELLPELARSVGLLDPATVYGGYRIVTAEGRRLAGDSGLTIQGVEDGGLLTVSAGVDDEPPRVYDDVVEAMTDVVERDLKPWEPASGRRTALAAAGLLMALGAVALLIQRGSLLAGVAAGVVALALVAGAIVLSRAQREPEAAVAVAWMGAAYAAVAGLMLVTDDYLFGLPMAAAGGGALLAGLVSLLGLGEGRTLVTPPVVVGAVLLATGLVMDAVDVDHRVVLTTTLVLVVLAGSVFPWLALGATGTKTEQLYTVADITADPDDVDPHRVRSDARVAHEILIGISSTVGLLLVIAAPLAVSLGLSGTLLAVVACLVVMLRTRQYRTGSEVLVGLVSGIAGLVAVAVALLWLHPDWRPTAAVALAATGAVLLAATLLPGEPSLRRGRLGDLAESLCLLSLLPLTVVATGVFAAVRG; translated from the coding sequence ATGAGCCAGGCGTCCACCAGCACGTCCGGACTGGTCCGGGTGACGGTGGCCTCGGGCACGCGGCGGGTGGACCTCGTCCTCCCCGGCGCGGTGCCGGTCGCCGAGCTGCTCCCCGAGCTGGCCCGCAGCGTGGGCCTGCTGGACCCGGCCACGGTCTACGGCGGCTACCGGATCGTCACGGCCGAGGGCCGTCGGCTGGCCGGTGACTCCGGCCTGACCATCCAGGGCGTGGAGGACGGCGGGCTGCTCACCGTCTCCGCGGGCGTCGACGACGAGCCGCCACGGGTCTACGACGACGTCGTCGAGGCGATGACCGACGTGGTCGAGCGGGACCTCAAGCCCTGGGAGCCGGCCTCCGGGCGACGTACCGCCCTCGCCGCGGCCGGGTTGCTGATGGCCCTGGGCGCGGTCGCCCTGCTCATCCAGCGCGGGTCGCTCCTCGCCGGCGTCGCCGCCGGCGTCGTGGCCCTCGCCCTGGTCGCCGGCGCGATCGTGCTCTCCCGCGCGCAGCGCGAGCCGGAGGCCGCCGTCGCGGTCGCCTGGATGGGCGCGGCGTACGCCGCCGTCGCCGGCCTGATGCTCGTGACCGACGACTACCTCTTCGGCCTGCCGATGGCCGCCGCCGGCGGTGGCGCGCTGCTCGCCGGCCTGGTGTCCCTGCTGGGGCTCGGCGAGGGGCGCACGCTCGTCACGCCGCCCGTGGTCGTGGGCGCCGTCCTGCTGGCGACCGGACTGGTGATGGACGCCGTCGACGTCGACCACCGGGTCGTGCTGACCACGACGCTGGTGCTGGTGGTGCTGGCCGGCTCGGTCTTCCCCTGGCTCGCGCTCGGCGCGACCGGCACGAAGACCGAGCAGCTCTACACGGTCGCCGACATCACCGCCGACCCCGACGACGTCGACCCGCACCGGGTCCGGTCCGATGCCCGCGTGGCCCACGAGATCCTCATCGGCATCTCCTCGACCGTCGGGCTGCTGCTGGTCATCGCGGCCCCGCTCGCGGTGTCCCTCGGCCTCTCCGGCACGCTCCTCGCCGTCGTGGCCTGCCTCGTGGTCATGCTGCGCACGCGGCAGTACCGCACCGGCTCCGAGGTCCTCGTCGGACTCGTCTCCGGCATCGCCGGCCTCGTCGCGGTGGCCGTCGCGCTGCTGTGGCTGCACCCGGACTGGCGCCCCACCGCCGCGGTCGCGCTCGCCGCGACCGGCGCGGTCCTCCTCGCCGCCACGCTGCTCCCCGGCGAACCGTCCCTGCGGCGCGGCCGCCTCGGCGACCTCGCCGAGTCGCTGTGCCTGCTCTCGCTCCTCCCGCTCACGGTCGTGGCGACCGGCGTCTTCGCGGCCGTGCGGGGCTAG
- the eccB gene encoding type VII secretion protein EccB encodes MATKKDLVEAHSFSRRRLVTAFVSGAPGGREVEPTRPGRTVIGGVALAILLVAGAAIASILNPRAPSDWTDGGLVVSKKGGASYVILEGGDDPELRPVINPTSAQLILGSDTEPSFVDQSEIDKYVPGEPIGILDAPATVPDEDMLLDADWTACTAEGRGIKVDVSAEQLVTPTTTAGLLVEAGGRFYLVAESERAELGDQTRAYLYAVPDQGASDLLLQQLGLGIREEAVRVPEQWLTLFPAGGPLSFSSFGLTGFGERSPNAGQDGIPTGARIGDRYESGGIELLLTAEGPVSLDPFAAAVYASVEKPAGYEPRTLEPEGDPQLTQAVPAYQRANWPAGTLDAVPGEQCAVLLPEPDGAPVVHIGTNPTADASVEEAATPRGKVDQTLDAGRGAYVLSAGWDERRVGSPHFIDSKGISYALVGREVADRLGYGDTDPPIVPDTWVELFDPGVALSVDAALCPPELPDKRRGSTTCE; translated from the coding sequence ATGGCCACCAAGAAGGACCTCGTCGAGGCCCACTCCTTCAGCCGCCGGCGCCTGGTGACGGCGTTCGTCTCCGGTGCACCCGGTGGCCGCGAGGTCGAGCCCACCCGGCCGGGCCGCACGGTCATCGGCGGCGTGGCGCTCGCCATCCTGCTGGTCGCCGGCGCCGCGATCGCCTCGATCCTCAACCCGCGGGCGCCCAGCGACTGGACCGACGGCGGGCTGGTGGTCTCCAAGAAGGGCGGCGCGTCGTACGTCATCCTCGAGGGCGGGGACGACCCCGAGCTGCGACCGGTGATCAACCCGACCTCGGCCCAGCTCATCCTCGGCTCCGACACCGAGCCGAGCTTCGTGGACCAGTCGGAGATCGACAAGTACGTCCCCGGGGAGCCGATCGGCATCCTCGACGCGCCGGCGACCGTGCCGGACGAGGACATGCTGCTGGACGCCGACTGGACGGCCTGCACCGCCGAGGGCCGGGGCATCAAGGTCGACGTCTCCGCCGAGCAGCTCGTCACGCCGACGACCACCGCCGGCCTCCTCGTCGAGGCCGGCGGGCGGTTCTACCTGGTCGCGGAGTCCGAGCGCGCCGAGCTGGGCGACCAGACCCGCGCCTACCTCTACGCCGTGCCGGACCAGGGCGCCAGCGACCTGCTGCTGCAGCAGCTCGGGCTCGGGATCCGCGAGGAGGCCGTGCGCGTGCCCGAGCAGTGGCTCACGCTGTTCCCTGCCGGCGGCCCGCTCAGCTTCTCCAGCTTCGGGCTCACCGGCTTCGGCGAGCGCTCGCCCAACGCCGGCCAGGACGGCATCCCGACCGGGGCCCGGATCGGCGACCGCTACGAGTCCGGGGGCATCGAGCTGCTGCTCACGGCCGAGGGGCCGGTCAGCCTCGACCCCTTCGCAGCGGCGGTCTACGCCAGCGTCGAGAAGCCCGCGGGCTACGAGCCCCGCACCCTCGAGCCCGAGGGCGACCCCCAGCTGACCCAGGCGGTGCCCGCCTACCAGCGCGCCAACTGGCCCGCCGGGACCCTCGACGCCGTGCCCGGCGAGCAGTGCGCCGTTCTGCTTCCCGAGCCCGACGGCGCTCCGGTCGTGCACATCGGGACCAACCCCACCGCCGACGCCTCCGTCGAGGAGGCCGCGACCCCGCGCGGCAAGGTCGACCAGACGCTCGACGCCGGCCGCGGCGCCTACGTGCTCAGCGCCGGGTGGGACGAGCGGCGCGTCGGGTCGCCGCACTTCATCGACTCCAAGGGCATCTCCTACGCGCTGGTGGGCCGCGAGGTCGCGGACCGCCTCGGGTACGGCGACACCGACCCGCCGATCGTCCCCGACACCTGGGTCGAGCTGTTTGACCCAGGCGTGGCGCTCTCGGTGGACGCCGCCCTGTGTCCCCCCGAGCTGCCCGACAAGCGCCGAGGGTCGACGACGTGCGAGTGA
- a CDS encoding S8 family serine peptidase, with translation MRVSRAAVAGALVAGLVLVPGSPAHAETVDCLSTDPEAPIPSSSTDRSLPLDALGMSEVEDWLDTRAAGRRDRPGAGVRVAVLDSGVAPRAVQAGIPVVRQVSFTRGGAVVDDAHGTAVAGLIAGPPRQGTGGEDLPVGIAPGAEIVDVKVYDAAQPDEGQDGVEPANLVAGLNWVADNARALRIGVVNVSLAVGEYPPLTRALRRLAAADVVVVAASGNRPEEGDPLYAEFGLEEGQDAPPPGQDAAGQVWPAAYPRVLAVSSTADGSGAPDATDVVLQNSDIDVAVPAFGAISYGLDGGTCGLPSIYTSWAAAEVSGIVAVLRSAFDERAPQIVARLVATASGTPDTAATRNVQTGAGVVQPYEALVRPLRPSKDGELRRSTSDDRDVERATAPPEEVDLLAGASDRALWWGLVAGGALLLALVLRPVLARRRS, from the coding sequence GTGCGAGTGAGCCGGGCCGCGGTCGCCGGCGCGCTGGTGGCCGGGCTCGTCCTGGTCCCCGGCAGCCCGGCGCACGCCGAGACGGTCGACTGCCTCAGCACCGACCCCGAGGCGCCGATCCCCTCCTCGAGCACGGACCGCAGCCTGCCCCTCGACGCCCTCGGCATGTCCGAGGTCGAGGACTGGCTGGACACGCGCGCCGCCGGCCGGCGGGACCGGCCCGGCGCCGGCGTGCGGGTGGCGGTGCTGGACTCCGGCGTGGCGCCGCGCGCCGTGCAGGCCGGGATCCCCGTCGTCCGGCAGGTCTCGTTCACGCGCGGCGGCGCGGTCGTCGACGACGCGCACGGCACCGCCGTGGCCGGCCTCATCGCCGGGCCGCCACGGCAGGGGACCGGCGGCGAGGACCTGCCGGTCGGCATCGCCCCGGGCGCGGAGATCGTCGACGTCAAGGTCTACGACGCCGCGCAGCCCGACGAGGGGCAGGACGGGGTGGAGCCGGCCAACCTCGTCGCCGGGCTCAACTGGGTCGCCGACAACGCCAGGGCGCTGCGGATCGGCGTCGTCAACGTGTCCCTCGCGGTGGGGGAGTACCCCCCGCTGACCCGGGCGCTGCGCCGGCTGGCCGCCGCCGACGTGGTCGTGGTCGCCGCCAGCGGCAACCGCCCCGAGGAGGGCGACCCGCTGTACGCCGAGTTCGGGCTGGAGGAGGGCCAGGACGCCCCGCCGCCCGGACAGGACGCCGCCGGGCAGGTGTGGCCGGCGGCGTACCCCCGGGTGCTGGCGGTCAGCTCCACCGCCGACGGCAGCGGCGCCCCCGACGCGACCGACGTGGTCCTGCAGAACAGCGACATCGACGTCGCCGTGCCGGCGTTCGGCGCCATCTCCTACGGCCTCGACGGAGGGACCTGCGGCCTGCCGTCGATCTACACCTCGTGGGCGGCCGCCGAGGTGAGCGGCATCGTCGCGGTGCTGCGCTCCGCCTTCGACGAGCGTGCGCCGCAGATCGTCGCGCGGCTGGTGGCCACCGCGAGCGGCACCCCCGACACCGCCGCGACCCGCAACGTGCAGACCGGCGCCGGCGTGGTGCAGCCCTACGAGGCGCTCGTGCGGCCGCTGCGCCCGTCGAAGGACGGGGAGCTGCGCCGCAGCACCAGCGACGACCGCGACGTGGAGCGGGCGACGGCGCCGCCCGAGGAGGTCGACCTGCTCGCCGGCGCCAGCGACCGCGCGCTGTGGTGGGGCCTGGTGGCCGGCGGGGCGCTGCTGCTCGCGCTCGTCCTGCGCCCGGTCCTGGCGCGCCGCCGCTCCTGA
- a CDS encoding DNA polymerase III subunit gamma and tau yields MESPLALYRRYRPETFREVIGQDHVTEPLRAALANNRVNHAYLFSGPRGCGKTTSARILARALNCELAPVADPCGQCDSCRDLARGGPGSIDVIEIDAASHGGVDDARDLREKAFFAPVRSRYKVYIIDEAHMVTTQGFNALLKLVEEPPPHLRFIFATTEPDKVLPTIRSRTHHYPFRLIPPRLLSTYLSELCEKEGVAIEPAALPLVVRAGAGSARDTLSVLDQLLGGAGPGGVTHQLATGLLGYTPDTLLDEVVEAFAAGDGAAVFGVVDKVIETGQDPRRFTEDLLRRLRDLVIVAAVPDAPATGLIDVSEDQGERLVAQAARFGAHDLSRAADIVATGLTEMRGATAPRLLLELICARVLLPGADHAVEGLAARLDRLEKRVSITGVPTAAAAPPSTPVAPAQDRPAPLAHEPEPVVPSRPAPHVAPATTVSLPASPEPTPTPTPEPSPTPEPSPTPEPSSTPEPSPVPEPTPVPEPTPVPEPTPVPEPVPVQESAGPTPATPPAAAPAAAEPGGLTLVDVRRLWPDIVEATKLRRRVTWIHLTQNAQVVAVDARTLTLGFVNAGARDSFDNGGSAEIVRQAAIDVVGADWRIETIVDPGARADVPPPPPPSAPTDPAPWAQPGQPTAPAVQPGAQPEPAFQEGPPPGQDGPPAWADEPTGADGPAGTEPSSAAPQAAPQPPSRPAADPQSIAAARARIQQTRTGGPEAPREEDRYDPDADARPDDLDADHDGLAGADLLERELGATVIEEIRHQ; encoded by the coding sequence GTGGAGTCACCCCTCGCGCTGTACCGCCGCTACCGGCCGGAGACGTTCCGTGAGGTCATCGGCCAGGACCACGTCACCGAGCCGCTGCGTGCGGCGCTGGCCAACAACCGGGTGAACCACGCCTACCTCTTCTCCGGCCCGCGCGGCTGCGGCAAGACCACGTCGGCACGGATCCTGGCCCGGGCGCTCAACTGCGAGCTCGCGCCGGTCGCCGACCCCTGCGGGCAGTGCGACAGCTGCCGGGACCTCGCCCGCGGCGGGCCGGGCTCGATCGACGTCATCGAGATCGATGCCGCCTCGCACGGCGGTGTGGACGACGCGCGCGACCTGCGAGAGAAGGCGTTCTTCGCGCCGGTGCGCAGCCGCTACAAGGTCTACATCATCGACGAGGCGCACATGGTGACCACGCAGGGCTTCAACGCCCTGCTCAAGCTGGTCGAGGAGCCGCCGCCCCACCTGCGGTTCATCTTCGCCACCACCGAGCCCGACAAGGTGCTGCCGACCATCCGGTCGCGGACCCACCACTACCCGTTCCGGCTGATCCCGCCGCGGCTGCTGTCCACCTACCTCTCCGAGCTGTGCGAGAAGGAAGGGGTCGCGATCGAGCCGGCGGCGCTGCCGCTGGTCGTCCGCGCCGGCGCCGGCTCTGCGCGCGACACGCTCTCGGTGCTCGACCAGCTCCTCGGCGGCGCCGGTCCGGGTGGCGTGACCCACCAGCTGGCCACCGGGCTGCTCGGCTACACCCCCGACACGCTGCTCGACGAGGTGGTCGAGGCGTTCGCCGCCGGCGACGGCGCAGCGGTGTTCGGGGTGGTCGACAAGGTGATCGAGACCGGCCAGGACCCCCGCCGGTTCACCGAGGACCTGCTGCGGCGGCTCCGCGACCTCGTCATCGTCGCCGCGGTCCCGGACGCGCCGGCTACCGGGCTCATCGACGTCTCCGAGGACCAGGGTGAGCGGCTGGTCGCGCAGGCGGCACGGTTCGGGGCCCACGACCTCAGCCGGGCCGCCGACATCGTGGCCACGGGCCTCACCGAGATGCGCGGGGCCACCGCGCCGCGCCTGCTGCTCGAGCTCATCTGCGCCCGGGTGCTGCTGCCGGGCGCCGACCACGCCGTCGAGGGCCTCGCGGCCCGCCTGGACCGGCTGGAGAAGCGGGTCTCGATCACCGGTGTGCCGACGGCCGCCGCCGCACCTCCGAGCACCCCCGTCGCCCCGGCTCAGGACCGGCCGGCGCCGCTCGCCCACGAGCCGGAGCCGGTGGTCCCGTCCCGTCCCGCGCCGCACGTCGCTCCCGCGACCACCGTCTCGCTGCCCGCGAGCCCGGAGCCGACTCCGACTCCGACGCCCGAGCCGAGCCCGACGCCCGAGCCGAGCCCGACGCCCGAGCCGAGCTCGACGCCCGAGCCGAGCCCGGTGCCGGAGCCCACCCCGGTGCCGGAGCCCACCCCGGTGCCCGAGCCGACCCCGGTGCCCGAGCCGGTGCCCGTCCAGGAGTCGGCCGGCCCGACCCCGGCGACCCCGCCCGCGGCTGCGCCCGCGGCGGCGGAGCCGGGCGGTCTCACGCTCGTCGACGTGCGCCGGCTGTGGCCCGACATCGTCGAGGCGACCAAGCTGCGCCGCCGGGTCACCTGGATCCACCTGACGCAGAACGCCCAGGTCGTCGCCGTCGACGCCCGGACCCTCACGCTGGGGTTCGTCAACGCCGGGGCGCGCGACAGCTTCGACAACGGCGGCAGCGCGGAGATCGTGCGGCAGGCGGCGATCGACGTCGTCGGCGCGGACTGGCGGATCGAGACGATCGTCGACCCGGGCGCCCGCGCGGACGTCCCCCCGCCCCCGCCGCCGTCCGCCCCCACCGACCCGGCTCCCTGGGCCCAGCCGGGCCAGCCCACCGCGCCCGCGGTCCAGCCGGGGGCGCAGCCGGAGCCGGCGTTCCAGGAGGGACCGCCGCCGGGACAGGACGGCCCTCCGGCCTGGGCCGACGAGCCGACCGGCGCCGACGGCCCCGCCGGGACCGAGCCGTCGTCCGCGGCTCCGCAGGCGGCGCCGCAGCCGCCGTCGCGCCCGGCCGCCGACCCCCAGTCGATCGCCGCCGCCCGGGCTCGCATCCAGCAGACGCGGACCGGCGGACCGGAGGCGCCGCGCGAGGAGGACCGGTACGACCCGGACGCCGACGCGCGCCCCGACGACCTCGACGCCGACCACGACGGGCTGGCCGGGGCGGACCTGCTCGAGCGCGAGCTCGGGGCGACGGTCATCGAGGAGATCCGGCACCAGTAG
- a CDS encoding YbaB/EbfC family nucleoid-associated protein, whose translation MSQNPFDALGGGGLDMNALLQQAQQMQEQLQAAQQRLADTTVQGSVAGGAVSVEVNGVGDLVGLSIQPGTVDGDDAESLGDLSDLVVAAYRDAKAQADALAGEALGPLAGGGAGPGEGGPLGQLGF comes from the coding sequence ATGAGCCAGAACCCCTTCGACGCCCTCGGCGGCGGCGGACTCGACATGAACGCCCTCCTCCAGCAGGCCCAGCAGATGCAGGAGCAGCTGCAGGCCGCCCAGCAGCGGCTCGCCGACACCACCGTGCAGGGCTCGGTGGCCGGCGGTGCGGTGAGCGTGGAGGTCAACGGCGTCGGCGACCTCGTCGGGCTCTCCATCCAGCCCGGGACCGTCGACGGGGACGACGCCGAGAGCCTCGGTGACCTCTCGGACCTGGTGGTCGCGGCGTACCGCGACGCCAAGGCGCAGGCCGACGCGCTCGCCGGCGAGGCGCTCGGCCCGCTGGCCGGCGGCGGCGCGGGACCCGGCGAGGGCGGCCCGCTGGGCCAGCTCGGCTTCTAG
- the recR gene encoding recombination mediator RecR, with the protein MYEGVVQDLIDELGRLPGVGPKSAQRIAFHLLQADPVDVRRLADVLIEVKAKVKFCSVCFNVSEDERCRICRDPRRDPSVLCVVEEYKDVVAIERTREFRGRYHVLGGAISPIDGIGPEQLHIRELMQRLADGAITETILATDPNLEGEATATYLTRMLKPLGLRVTRLASGLPVGGDLEYADEVTLGRAFAGRRSADD; encoded by the coding sequence TTGTACGAGGGTGTCGTCCAGGACCTGATCGACGAGCTCGGCCGGCTGCCGGGCGTGGGTCCCAAGAGCGCGCAGCGGATCGCCTTCCACCTGCTGCAGGCCGACCCGGTCGACGTCCGCCGCCTCGCGGACGTCCTGATCGAGGTCAAGGCGAAGGTGAAGTTCTGCTCGGTGTGCTTCAACGTCTCCGAGGACGAGCGGTGCCGCATCTGCCGCGACCCCCGGCGCGACCCGTCGGTGCTGTGCGTCGTCGAGGAGTACAAGGACGTCGTCGCCATCGAGCGGACCCGGGAGTTCCGGGGTCGCTACCACGTGCTCGGCGGGGCGATCTCGCCGATCGACGGCATCGGGCCCGAGCAGCTGCACATCCGTGAGCTGATGCAGCGGCTGGCCGACGGCGCGATCACCGAGACGATCCTCGCGACCGACCCGAACCTCGAGGGCGAGGCGACGGCGACGTACCTCACCCGGATGCTGAAGCCGCTCGGCTTGCGCGTGACGCGGTTGGCGAGTGGACTTCCGGTCGGTGGGGACCTTGAGTACGCCGACGAGGTCACCCTCGGACGAGCATTCGCGGGAAGGCGGAGCGCAGATGACTGA
- a CDS encoding DUF5063 domain-containing protein, with protein sequence MTDQQTTGGPDPTTLLEQAVLAGALPPMDEHPIDVDKALAELARPLPGAAAAVARVDVATQDLAQQVADSAASFLLALREISRDADGGGRAISLLLLEISQVLLAGARLGAQRDFTPRAAYQPDVGPETDLDPMRMRLAAILEPVDTYSLVFDPYDPEVVESQLSDDLTSIASDLETGLRHFRQGNSEEALWWWQFSYVSSWGNLAGAALNALLSVVSHDRLDHEVPGEDDVLAAADEMLGGGVRTAR encoded by the coding sequence ATGACTGACCAGCAGACGACCGGCGGGCCGGACCCGACCACGCTGCTCGAGCAGGCGGTCCTGGCCGGCGCGCTGCCGCCGATGGACGAGCACCCCATCGACGTCGACAAGGCGCTCGCCGAGCTCGCCCGGCCGCTCCCCGGCGCCGCAGCCGCGGTCGCCCGGGTCGACGTCGCCACCCAGGACCTCGCCCAGCAGGTCGCCGACTCCGCAGCGAGCTTCCTGCTCGCGCTGCGCGAGATCTCCCGGGACGCCGACGGCGGTGGCCGGGCGATCAGCCTGCTGCTGCTCGAGATCAGCCAGGTGCTGCTGGCCGGGGCCCGCCTCGGTGCCCAGCGCGACTTCACCCCGCGTGCGGCGTACCAGCCCGACGTCGGCCCGGAGACCGACCTCGACCCGATGCGGATGCGGCTCGCCGCGATCCTCGAGCCGGTCGACACCTACAGCCTGGTCTTCGACCCCTACGACCCCGAGGTCGTCGAGAGCCAGCTCTCCGACGACCTCACCAGCATCGCCAGCGACCTCGAGACCGGCCTGCGGCACTTTCGCCAGGGCAACTCCGAGGAGGCGCTGTGGTGGTGGCAGTTCTCCTACGTCTCCTCCTGGGGGAACCTGGCCGGTGCGGCGCTCAACGCGCTGCTCTCGGTGGTCTCCCACGACCGCCTCGACCACGAGGTGCCCGGCGAGGACGACGTGCTGGCGGCGGCCGATGAGATGCTCGGCGGGGGCGTCCGCACCGCTCGGTAG
- a CDS encoding aspartate kinase, giving the protein MGIVVQKYGGSSVADAAGIKRVAQRIVNTRKAGHDVVVVVSAMGDTTDELRDLAEQVSPLPPPRELDMLLTAGERISMALVAMAIAQLGHKAQSFTGSQAGVITDSAHGKAKIIDITPGRIEAAIRDGAIAIVAGFQGVSQDTKDITTLGRGASDTTAVALAAALGADVCEIYSDVDGVFTADPRIVPAARKLDRVSTEEMLEMAASGAKILHLRCVEYARRYNMPVHVRSSFSQKEGTWIIPEPREGEEPMEQAIISGVAHDRSEAKITVVGVPDKVGEAARIFETLAATEVNIDMVVQNVSAAATGLTDISFTLPRTDGQAAMGALARIQDEVGYEKLLYDDQIGKVSLIGAGMRSHPGITAKFFASLASAGVNIEMISTSEIRISVIVDEAQVDEAVRATHTAFDLDADEVEAVVYGGTGR; this is encoded by the coding sequence GTGGGCATTGTCGTGCAGAAGTACGGCGGATCGTCGGTCGCCGACGCCGCCGGCATCAAGCGGGTCGCCCAGCGCATCGTCAACACCCGCAAGGCCGGCCACGACGTGGTCGTCGTGGTCTCCGCTATGGGGGACACCACCGACGAGCTGCGCGACCTCGCCGAGCAGGTCTCGCCGCTGCCGCCGCCGCGTGAGCTGGACATGCTGCTGACCGCCGGCGAGCGGATCTCGATGGCGCTCGTCGCGATGGCCATCGCCCAGCTGGGCCACAAGGCGCAGTCGTTCACCGGCTCCCAGGCCGGCGTGATCACCGACTCCGCCCACGGCAAGGCCAAGATCATCGACATCACGCCCGGCCGGATCGAGGCCGCGATCCGCGACGGGGCGATCGCGATCGTCGCGGGCTTCCAGGGCGTCTCGCAGGACACCAAGGACATCACCACCCTGGGTCGCGGCGCCTCCGACACCACTGCCGTCGCGCTGGCCGCCGCCCTCGGGGCCGACGTGTGCGAGATCTACAGCGACGTCGACGGTGTCTTCACCGCCGACCCGCGGATCGTCCCCGCGGCGCGCAAGCTCGACCGGGTCTCCACCGAGGAGATGCTCGAGATGGCGGCGTCCGGCGCGAAGATCCTCCACCTGCGGTGCGTCGAGTACGCCCGCCGCTACAACATGCCGGTCCACGTCCGGTCCTCCTTCTCCCAGAAGGAGGGGACCTGGATCATCCCCGAGCCCCGAGAGGGAGAAGAGCCCATGGAGCAGGCGATCATCTCCGGCGTCGCGCACGACCGCAGCGAGGCCAAGATCACCGTGGTCGGCGTGCCCGACAAGGTGGGCGAGGCGGCTCGGATCTTCGAGACGCTGGCCGCGACCGAGGTCAACATCGACATGGTCGTGCAGAACGTCTCGGCGGCCGCCACCGGCCTCACCGACATCTCCTTCACCCTGCCCCGCACCGACGGCCAGGCCGCCATGGGTGCGCTGGCGCGGATCCAGGACGAGGTCGGGTACGAGAAGCTGCTCTACGACGACCAGATCGGCAAGGTCTCGCTGATCGGCGCCGGGATGCGCTCGCACCCGGGCATCACCGCGAAGTTCTTCGCCTCCCTCGCCTCGGCCGGGGTGAACATCGAGATGATCTCCACCTCGGAGATCCGGATCTCGGTGATCGTCGACGAGGCGCAGGTCGACGAGGCCGTGCGCGCCACGCACACGGCGTTCGACCTCGACGCCGACGAGGTCGAGGCCGTCGTGTACGGCGGTACCGGCCGATGA